A region from the Benincasa hispida cultivar B227 chromosome 8, ASM972705v1, whole genome shotgun sequence genome encodes:
- the LOC120083746 gene encoding non-specific lipid transfer protein GPI-anchored 8-like, translating into MASRRFFAFLLLISSRIFFGFSQHLGNFFKGMDSDLIPPCMQKILPCQPFIKLPENPLPVCCLPLKEMLAGDLPCLCSFFNNAEMLKSLNVTQSQALKLPKACGAADVDISACNHHAGPPSTGSTDAPPSPPAPKTSDGSSPSKPDSSSRSNNPTYGIDYGFAAASSFVALLLSAL; encoded by the exons ATGGCATCGCGGAGATTCTTCGCGTTCCTCCTCTTGATTTCTTCTCGGATTTTCTTCGGATTTTCTCAACATCTCGGCAACTTCTTCAAAGGAATGGACTCGGACTTAATTCCGCCGTGTATGCAGAAGATTCTTCCATGTCAACCGTTCATCAAGTTGCCAGAAAATCCGTTGCCGGTGTGCTGTTTGCCGTTAAAGGAGATGCTGGCCGGCGATCTTCCGTGCCTCTGCTCTTTCTTTAACAATGCGGAAATGTTGAAGTCTCTGAATGTTACGCAGAGCCAAGCCTTGAAGCTTCCAAAGGCTTGCGGTGCCGCCGATGTTGATATTTCTGCCTGCAACCACCATG CCGGCCCGCCATCGACCGGTTCAACGGATGCACCTCCTTCTCCTCCAGCCCCTAAAACTTCCGATG GTTCTTCTCCCAGCAAACCAGACAGCTCAAGCAGGAGTAACAATCCAACTTATGGCATTGACTATGGCTTTGCGGCTGCTTCCTCATTTGTGGCTTTGTTGCTTTCAGCATTATAG